One Gloeobacter morelensis MG652769 DNA window includes the following coding sequences:
- a CDS encoding SUF system Fe-S cluster assembly protein produces the protein MNKDSELQSQVIEALKGVYDPEIPINIYDLGLVYDVSVAAGHVAVQMTLTAPSCPVAGSLPGEVEMKIRELPGVVSAQVELVWEPAWTIERMPEEAKLQLGLF, from the coding sequence ATGAACAAAGACAGTGAATTGCAATCGCAGGTGATCGAAGCCCTCAAGGGGGTCTACGACCCGGAAATTCCGATCAATATCTACGACCTGGGCCTGGTCTACGACGTGAGCGTGGCTGCGGGCCACGTCGCGGTCCAGATGACCCTCACCGCTCCGAGTTGCCCGGTGGCAGGCTCGCTGCCCGGCGAAGTCGAAATGAAAATCCGCGAACTGCCGGGGGTGGTCTCCGCCCAGGTCGAACTGGTCTGGGAACCGGCCTGGACCATCGAACGCATGCCCGAGGAAGCCAAACTCCAACTGGGACTTTTCTAA
- a CDS encoding cysteine desulfurase: MTFTAQAHRTLTAAAVEGLRADFPILRQSVYGQPLVYLDNAATTQKPQAVLDAIAALYTGYYSNIHRGVHHLSQLSTEAHEQARIKVQQFINAQSDREIVFVRGCTEGINLVAQTFGRERVGPGDEIVISAMEHHSNIVPWQMLCQEKGAILKVAPIDDRGEIILEAFEQLLSERTKLVAVVHLSNALGTINPVARLIELAHARRIPVLVDGAQAVSHIAVDVQALDCDFYVFSGHKLYAPTGIGVLYGRAELLEAMSPWQGGGDMIRSVSFEKTIYSDLPYKFEAGTPDIGGAIALGVAVDYVQHIGLEAIAGYEQELLDYATEALTAVDGVRLIGTARDKASVLSFVLAGVHPHDIGTILDRKGIAVRAGHHCAQPVMQRFKVPATARASFAFYNTRAEVDALVAAVQQVQEMFR, translated from the coding sequence ATGACCTTCACCGCCCAAGCTCACCGGACCCTGACTGCCGCCGCCGTCGAAGGCCTGCGCGCCGATTTTCCGATTTTGCGCCAGAGCGTCTACGGCCAGCCGCTGGTTTACCTGGACAACGCCGCCACCACCCAGAAGCCCCAGGCGGTGCTCGACGCCATCGCCGCACTCTACACCGGCTACTACTCGAACATCCACCGCGGCGTGCACCACCTCAGCCAGCTTTCTACCGAAGCCCACGAGCAGGCCCGCATCAAGGTGCAGCAATTTATAAACGCCCAGAGCGATCGAGAGATCGTCTTTGTGCGCGGCTGCACCGAGGGGATCAACCTGGTGGCCCAGACGTTTGGCCGCGAGCGCGTCGGTCCGGGCGACGAGATTGTCATCTCCGCCATGGAGCACCACTCCAACATCGTTCCCTGGCAGATGCTCTGTCAGGAAAAAGGAGCGATCCTCAAAGTGGCGCCCATCGACGATCGCGGCGAAATCATCCTTGAAGCCTTCGAGCAACTGCTGAGCGAGCGCACGAAGCTGGTGGCGGTGGTGCACCTCTCGAACGCTCTGGGCACGATCAACCCGGTGGCGCGCTTGATTGAACTGGCCCACGCCCGCCGCATCCCGGTGCTGGTGGATGGCGCCCAGGCGGTGTCCCATATCGCTGTGGACGTGCAGGCGCTCGACTGCGATTTTTATGTCTTTTCGGGCCACAAGCTCTACGCGCCTACCGGCATCGGCGTGCTCTACGGCAGGGCGGAACTATTGGAGGCGATGTCCCCCTGGCAGGGCGGCGGAGACATGATCCGCTCGGTCAGCTTCGAGAAGACGATCTACAGCGACTTGCCCTACAAATTCGAAGCGGGTACCCCGGATATCGGCGGGGCCATCGCCCTGGGTGTCGCCGTCGACTATGTGCAGCACATCGGCCTGGAGGCGATCGCAGGCTACGAGCAGGAACTGCTCGACTACGCCACCGAGGCACTCACCGCCGTCGACGGCGTGAGGCTCATCGGCACCGCCCGCGACAAGGCGAGCGTGCTTTCTTTTGTGCTGGCCGGGGTCCATCCCCACGACATCGGCACGATTCTCGACCGCAAAGGCATCGCCGTACGGGCGGGCCACCACTGCGCCCAGCCGGTGATGCAGCGCTTCAAGGTGCCGGCCACCGCCCGCGCCTCGTTCGCCTTTTACAACACCCGCGCCGAGGTCGACGCGCTGGTGGCGGCCGTCCAACAAGTGCAGGAGATGTTTCGCTGA
- the cobM gene encoding precorrin-4 C(11)-methyltransferase, translating to MTHLHPVQIVGAGPGDPDLITVRGQKLLALADTVFYAGSLVPEGLLGWCRPEAERIDTRSLTLEAILPDLIARVHAGLRVVRLHSGDPCLYGAVHEQMVALVEAEIEFEIVPGISAFQAAAAALKVELTVPGLVQTIILTRASGRTGIPAAEELAGLAAHRASLCLYLSAHHAVECEERLLAHYPPETPVAVCYRLGWPDERIVRTRLDGLARTTREEKLTRTTLYLISPALEAAPSRSRLYHPEHHHLFRASH from the coding sequence ATGACACATTTGCATCCCGTTCAGATTGTCGGCGCCGGTCCCGGCGATCCGGATCTGATCACCGTGCGCGGCCAGAAGTTGCTCGCCCTGGCGGACACCGTCTTCTACGCCGGGTCGCTGGTGCCGGAGGGATTGCTCGGCTGGTGCCGGCCCGAGGCCGAACGCATCGACACCCGCTCGCTCACCCTCGAAGCGATTTTGCCGGATCTGATCGCGCGGGTGCACGCGGGCCTACGGGTAGTGCGGCTGCACTCGGGCGATCCGTGCCTCTACGGGGCGGTGCACGAGCAGATGGTGGCCCTGGTCGAAGCAGAGATCGAATTTGAAATCGTGCCGGGGATCAGTGCCTTTCAGGCCGCTGCCGCTGCCCTCAAAGTCGAATTGACCGTGCCGGGTCTGGTGCAGACGATTATCCTGACGCGGGCGAGCGGTCGCACCGGCATTCCCGCCGCCGAAGAACTGGCGGGCCTGGCGGCCCACCGTGCCTCGCTGTGCCTGTATCTGAGCGCCCATCACGCCGTCGAGTGCGAGGAGCGTCTGCTGGCCCACTACCCGCCCGAGACGCCGGTGGCCGTCTGCTACCGCCTGGGTTGGCCCGACGAGCGCATCGTGCGCACCCGCCTGGACGGACTTGCCCGCACGACGCGCGAGGAGAAGCTCACCCGCACGACTTTGTACCTGATCAGTCCCGCCCTGGAAGCCGCCCCGTCCCGCTCCCGGCTGTACCACCCCGAGCACCATCACCTGTTTCGTGCCTCGCACTGA
- a CDS encoding TonB-dependent receptor → MKTSSRLGGALAWAVLLPAFATMPAAYAGPVATVAANSQTVSLEGAKALLDQTRGRAADLQARPALWDWTTPATAPRTAQAPTPPPATTPAPADQTADETTDILDEVSVTATRRPTRQRDTTATTYAVTKQDFKAQGAVTATDALQLIPGFVGQPSLGGVRNAGANFLRGFDDQRFQVLRDGLNLTFPQNGRSAVSQIQVDDLERIEVVTGGATLRYGAGAVGGVINLITETPKGPPKLTLEYQAGSYGFTRYLGKYGGGDDTFSYNLLFSSVVAFNNYPFKITVPNTTQFYGPSANPNSRPPQNAIDQFLLPGTTAPGVYPNAVFDDDGNYVSGNSNNIAGPGNNDPANSGSVDLFGFLKPDIGPPVTVQGTADASYTAGDSYTAKLTWKPDPSNRLTLRANQANRRFDDQGPGANYFNLCLSGATSAPDGNGTTFGNRFYPLDQNGNEVGCNGGRLSIGTPTTQFAFGFPFAFNTSFDGSTVFPTGNPYPAAEGALANILFFTRRSTSNTELSLNWDYEVSPTTSINSYVAYYRQVFQTSRPRDYLYNTNYFGTGIPPGIIPFGTTSQPFSDGTKFEAQTAINTQLSPGQTLSFGINFQEDRVNQQQGGGTTFFDRAIARTSLFLVDDISFGDLVKANVGVRYTSSSQFGEVVTPAAGLRVTPLPWLSLRGNWSQVFNAPNIADLYVVSGPFIDNPNLQPETGITYDFGADFTPLQNLGIRVTYFNTYLNDTFTTIAFVAPFVGLQQQVQNIAGNRASGIEAEVNWRISEQLNARVAYTNTDSRLFGLNDSLINGNFLYQYQNTAIPFNNLVGTLSYQNKGLLVALLGRYDSGKRRPGTDTFVGAWATLDLNVELPITPYFTILGNVFNITDTQYEFFPGNPAPGTTFRVGARLEVGG, encoded by the coding sequence ATGAAAACATCATCTCGCTTGGGAGGCGCCCTTGCCTGGGCGGTTCTCCTGCCTGCATTTGCCACAATGCCCGCGGCTTACGCCGGACCCGTCGCCACCGTGGCGGCCAACAGCCAGACGGTCTCCCTCGAAGGGGCCAAAGCACTGCTCGATCAGACCCGGGGCCGGGCGGCGGACTTGCAGGCCCGTCCGGCGCTGTGGGACTGGACGACACCAGCAACCGCACCCCGGACCGCCCAGGCGCCGACACCGCCTCCGGCGACTACCCCGGCCCCTGCCGACCAGACTGCCGACGAAACGACCGACATACTCGACGAAGTCTCGGTGACGGCCACCCGCCGCCCCACCCGCCAGCGCGATACGACTGCCACTACCTACGCAGTTACCAAGCAAGATTTCAAGGCCCAGGGGGCGGTGACCGCCACCGACGCGCTGCAGTTAATCCCGGGTTTTGTCGGCCAGCCGTCGCTGGGCGGCGTGCGCAACGCCGGGGCCAATTTCCTGCGCGGCTTCGACGATCAGCGCTTCCAGGTACTGCGCGACGGTCTCAACTTGACTTTTCCGCAAAACGGCCGCAGTGCGGTCTCGCAGATCCAGGTTGACGATCTTGAACGCATTGAAGTCGTGACCGGCGGTGCGACTTTGCGCTACGGCGCGGGTGCCGTGGGCGGCGTCATCAATCTGATTACCGAAACCCCCAAGGGGCCGCCCAAACTGACGCTCGAATATCAGGCAGGCTCCTACGGTTTCACCCGCTACCTGGGCAAATACGGCGGCGGTGACGACACCTTCAGCTACAACTTGCTTTTTTCGAGCGTCGTCGCCTTCAACAACTACCCGTTCAAAATCACCGTCCCGAACACCACCCAGTTCTACGGCCCCTCCGCCAATCCCAATTCCCGGCCGCCCCAAAACGCCATCGATCAGTTTTTGTTGCCCGGCACCACTGCCCCAGGCGTCTATCCCAACGCTGTCTTCGACGACGACGGCAATTACGTTTCGGGCAACTCCAACAATATCGCCGGCCCCGGCAACAACGATCCCGCCAACAGCGGTTCGGTCGACCTGTTTGGTTTTCTCAAGCCCGACATCGGCCCGCCGGTCACCGTCCAGGGCACAGCCGATGCGTCCTACACCGCGGGTGACAGCTATACCGCCAAACTCACCTGGAAACCTGACCCCTCCAACCGGCTGACGCTGCGCGCCAACCAGGCCAACCGCCGATTCGACGATCAAGGCCCGGGGGCCAATTATTTCAACCTCTGTTTGAGCGGTGCCACCTCCGCCCCGGACGGCAACGGCACCACCTTCGGCAACCGCTTCTACCCGCTCGATCAAAACGGCAACGAGGTCGGCTGCAACGGGGGGCGCCTGTCGATCGGTACCCCGACCACCCAGTTCGCCTTCGGATTTCCCTTTGCCTTCAACACCAGTTTTGACGGCAGCACCGTTTTTCCGACCGGTAACCCCTACCCGGCGGCCGAGGGTGCTCTGGCGAACATTCTGTTTTTTACCCGCCGCTCGACGAGCAATACCGAGCTTTCGCTGAACTGGGACTACGAGGTCAGTCCCACAACTTCGATCAACAGCTACGTCGCCTACTACCGACAGGTCTTTCAGACTTCTCGTCCGCGCGATTACCTCTACAACACCAATTACTTCGGTACTGGTATCCCACCCGGAATCATCCCCTTTGGCACGACCAGTCAGCCATTTTCCGACGGTACCAAGTTCGAGGCGCAAACTGCGATTAATACGCAGCTCTCGCCCGGACAGACCCTATCCTTTGGCATCAACTTCCAGGAAGATCGGGTCAATCAGCAGCAGGGGGGAGGCACGACCTTCTTCGACCGGGCCATTGCCCGCACGTCGCTGTTTCTGGTCGATGACATCAGCTTCGGCGATCTGGTGAAAGCCAACGTCGGTGTGCGCTACACCAGCAGCTCCCAGTTTGGCGAGGTAGTTACTCCGGCCGCGGGCCTGCGCGTCACACCCCTACCCTGGCTGTCGTTGCGCGGCAACTGGTCCCAGGTCTTCAACGCCCCCAACATCGCCGATCTGTACGTGGTTTCCGGACCCTTTATCGACAACCCGAATCTGCAGCCGGAGACCGGCATTACCTACGACTTTGGAGCCGACTTCACACCCTTGCAGAACCTGGGCATCCGTGTTACCTACTTCAACACCTACCTCAACGACACCTTCACGACCATCGCCTTCGTGGCGCCTTTTGTGGGTCTACAACAACAGGTGCAAAACATCGCCGGCAACCGCGCGTCGGGCATCGAAGCGGAAGTCAACTGGAGGATTAGCGAGCAGCTCAACGCGCGGGTGGCCTATACCAACACCGATTCGCGCCTGTTCGGTCTGAACGATTCGCTCATCAACGGCAACTTCCTGTACCAGTATCAGAACACCGCCATTCCCTTCAACAACCTGGTAGGTACCTTGAGCTATCAGAACAAGGGGTTGCTCGTGGCGCTTCTGGGTCGCTACGACAGCGGTAAGCGCCGCCCCGGCACCGACACTTTCGTAGGTGCCTGGGCGACTTTAGATCTGAACGTCGAGTTGCCGATTACGCCCTATTTCACCATCCTGGGCAACGTCTTCAACATTACCGACACCCAGTACGAGTTCTTCCCCGGCAACCCGGCACCGGGCACCACCTTCCGCGTCGGCGCCCGCCTCGAAGTGGGCGGCTAA
- a CDS encoding Uma2 family endonuclease encodes MQSLAQDFSACSLLRNVSWETFERLLAELPETRGVRLKYWRGDLEIVTPSDEHETQTEMLGRCAYVLIEALQLPVRSVGSTTFRRADLAAGVEPDTSYYIYNAPLVRRRPINLGVDPPPDLVIEIDVTSSSLDKLAIYAALGVPEVWLYRASRLQIHRLQQESYQLTARSGLFPFVTSADLQAVLGVAEEEVAIANFRTWVKRQLEGQQPT; translated from the coding sequence ATGCAGAGCCTGGCACAAGACTTTTCCGCCTGCAGTTTGCTCAGGAACGTCAGTTGGGAGACTTTCGAACGGCTGTTGGCCGAGCTCCCGGAGACGCGCGGTGTCCGCTTAAAGTATTGGCGCGGGGATCTTGAAATCGTGACACCTTCGGACGAACACGAAACGCAGACCGAAATGCTGGGGCGGTGCGCCTACGTGCTGATTGAAGCGTTGCAACTGCCCGTGCGCAGTGTCGGCTCGACCACCTTTCGCCGGGCGGACCTTGCAGCGGGGGTCGAGCCCGACACGTCCTATTACATCTACAACGCTCCACTGGTCCGCCGCAGACCCATCAACCTTGGTGTCGATCCGCCGCCGGATCTGGTGATTGAAATTGATGTCACCAGTTCTTCACTTGACAAGCTCGCCATCTACGCCGCCCTTGGCGTTCCCGAAGTCTGGCTGTACCGCGCAAGTCGGCTGCAGATCCACCGGCTCCAGCAAGAAAGTTATCAGTTGACTGCGCGTAGCGGCTTGTTTCCTTTCGTCACCTCAGCCGATCTGCAGGCGGTGCTCGGCGTGGCTGAAGAGGAGGTGGCGATCGCCAATTTCCGGACCTGGGTAAAGCGGCAACTTGAAGGACAACAGCCTACATGA
- a CDS encoding Uma2 family endonuclease — MVFLSPLATDSQYPSGDGEPVAETFVHLYAILLTLEVLRQYLAGRQAAVLANQFLYYAQGYPKLRVAPDVMVIFEVAPGGRDSFKIWEEGQVPAVVFEITSKKTQDKDLETKRDLYESLGVREYWLFDPKGEWIDEKLLGYRLARIETEVEPTERYIRIRDGRSEPLGLRLQTEGDLIGFYREDTGQKLLIPSELAEELARENQARRQAEQRAEVLAQRLRELGVDPDTL; from the coding sequence ATGGTCTTCCTTTCTCCCTTGGCAACCGATAGCCAATATCCCAGCGGCGACGGGGAACCTGTGGCCGAAACCTTCGTGCACCTCTACGCCATCCTCCTCACCCTGGAGGTGCTCAGGCAGTACCTCGCGGGTCGCCAGGCGGCGGTACTCGCCAACCAGTTTCTTTACTACGCCCAGGGTTATCCGAAATTGCGGGTCGCCCCCGACGTGATGGTCATCTTCGAGGTTGCCCCGGGTGGACGCGACAGCTTCAAGATCTGGGAGGAGGGTCAGGTACCGGCCGTTGTCTTTGAAATCACCTCCAAAAAGACCCAGGACAAAGACCTGGAGACTAAAAGAGATCTCTACGAAAGCCTGGGGGTTCGCGAGTATTGGTTGTTCGATCCAAAAGGGGAGTGGATCGACGAGAAGCTGCTGGGTTACCGTTTGGCCCGCATCGAGACGGAAGTGGAGCCGACCGAGCGCTACATCCGCATTCGCGACGGCCGTAGTGAACCGCTCGGGCTGCGCCTGCAGACCGAGGGTGATCTGATCGGTTTTTACCGAGAAGATACCGGGCAGAAATTGCTCATCCCTTCAGAGTTGGCTGAGGAGTTGGCGCGAGAAAACCAAGCCCGTCGGCAGGCGGAGCAAAGGGCCGAGGTTCTTGCACAGCGGCTGCGGGAATTGGGGGTCGATCCGGATACCCTTTGA
- the sufU gene encoding Fe-S cluster assembly sulfur transfer protein SufU codes for MFSDLRDLYQEVILDHYKRPRNFGLLEAANREAEGHNPLCGDQVTIYLQVEDGIVKDIRFQGAGCAISTASASLMTDALKGKSVQEVDALFERFHRLVTDSSAEAGPELGKLAILAGVREYPVRVKCATLAWHTLQAALRGSGTVTTE; via the coding sequence ATGTTCTCGGATCTGCGCGATCTCTATCAAGAAGTGATCCTCGACCACTACAAGCGTCCGCGCAATTTCGGATTGCTGGAGGCGGCCAACCGCGAGGCGGAAGGCCACAATCCGCTCTGCGGCGATCAGGTGACCATTTATCTGCAGGTCGAAGACGGCATCGTCAAAGACATCCGCTTTCAGGGAGCCGGCTGCGCCATTTCGACCGCCTCCGCCTCGCTGATGACCGACGCGCTCAAGGGCAAGTCCGTGCAGGAAGTCGACGCCCTGTTCGAGCGCTTCCACCGGCTGGTGACCGACAGCAGCGCCGAGGCCGGGCCGGAGTTGGGCAAGCTTGCCATCCTGGCGGGAGTGCGCGAGTACCCCGTGCGCGTCAAGTGCGCCACCCTTGCCTGGCATACCCTGCAGGCCGCCCTGCGCGGAAGCGGCACGGTGACGACGGAGTAA
- a CDS encoding AfsR/SARP family transcriptional regulator, with product MARLAISLLGPFEATLDGRPSPPFAYEKVRLLLAYLVVEARYVHHRETLAALLWPDQPGAVARGNLRKALLSLRQVLGDHLAQVPFLIATRNTIQFNRAGDYTLDTVAFTAQLDAYAQRHPAGDSLCTQCLPLLEQAVALYRGPFLGEANLPGCEAFEEWAVPIREQLHLQAVNACSAITAYYEQQRHWEQVQRYAWRQLTLEPWNENAHCALMRALAHSGQRGAALQQYERCRKVLAEALGVLEAEPATTALYEQIRSGALGLPEPAVLTSSAPGRREVPGPGNLPAPLTGLVGREREILAAGALLARAAVRLVSFTGVGGTGKTRLALAVAQARREDFADGVWFVELAALNNAALLPVAIAQALAVQESGAGTLLQRLAAYLKERQILLVLDNFEHIAEAARSVGELLAACPQLKILITSRTRLHLYGEWEFDVPPLTVPTSEGPLTYERICASEAVQLFAARAEAARRDFVLTPAVAPAVAAICTHLDGLPLAIELAAARSARLDPPALLEQLDKRLSLLVDGPANVPDRHRTLRQAIAWSYNLLPRTERQLFRRLGVFAGGWSVEAALAVCGEPDDTGRDMAAKLLSLAHHHLLKQETVGQEETRYTMLATLREYALAEMEAADEQRAVHQRHSEYFLQWATASAAHLRGAQQGKWYRRFGVEHENLRAALHWTFAHGRVEAAARLATALCRFWWFCGHLSEGRRWHETVLAQREHLSGPILARLLAGAGMLALRQGDAAQAAAWYSQSERLCLELQDSAGLAVAAAGLGMATYYGQEHAAAQAHFETSLVHEREHGLPLPEVALARFLLAAVQFYTGSPARAHTVLSEALEHSRTLGEPFVTALCLAGLGQIALATGEYSHAEQQYSEALALLEELDARESSVSWVLGGLAALAAVQGQSMRSVRLYAAAEALSEAYGSPLGPEVHRFHEPFITSARTHLGEAAFASTWLEGRALTRAAAFALARHDVAGVEAQEN from the coding sequence TTGGCAAGACTGGCGATCTCACTGCTCGGTCCGTTTGAAGCGACGCTGGATGGGCGGCCGTCGCCGCCTTTTGCCTACGAGAAAGTGCGTCTTTTATTGGCCTACCTGGTCGTCGAGGCGCGCTACGTCCACCACCGCGAAACCCTCGCGGCATTGCTCTGGCCGGATCAACCGGGTGCCGTCGCCCGCGGCAATCTGCGCAAAGCCTTGCTGTCGCTGCGCCAGGTGTTGGGGGATCATTTAGCCCAGGTGCCATTTTTGATCGCCACCCGCAACACGATCCAGTTCAACCGGGCCGGCGATTACACCCTGGATACCGTGGCGTTTACCGCGCAACTCGACGCTTACGCCCAACGACACCCAGCCGGCGACTCCCTGTGCACCCAATGTCTACCTCTATTGGAGCAGGCCGTCGCCCTCTATCGCGGCCCGTTTTTGGGCGAGGCGAATCTACCGGGCTGCGAAGCGTTCGAAGAGTGGGCAGTGCCGATTCGCGAACAGTTGCACCTGCAGGCCGTCAACGCCTGCAGTGCGATCACCGCTTACTACGAGCAACAGCGCCACTGGGAACAGGTGCAGCGTTACGCCTGGCGGCAACTCACCCTCGAACCGTGGAACGAAAACGCCCACTGCGCCTTGATGCGGGCCCTGGCCCATAGCGGGCAGCGTGGAGCAGCACTGCAACAATACGAGCGCTGCCGCAAGGTACTCGCCGAGGCGCTCGGCGTCCTGGAGGCGGAGCCTGCCACGACGGCGCTGTACGAACAGATCCGCAGCGGCGCCCTGGGGCTGCCGGAGCCTGCGGTCCTGACTTCGAGTGCTCCAGGGCGCCGAGAAGTTCCGGGACCGGGGAACTTGCCGGCACCGCTCACGGGACTGGTGGGGCGCGAGCGGGAAATTTTGGCGGCGGGTGCATTGTTGGCGCGCGCAGCGGTCCGGTTGGTGAGTTTCACCGGCGTGGGCGGCACCGGTAAGACGCGACTGGCGCTGGCGGTAGCCCAGGCGCGCCGAGAGGACTTTGCAGACGGCGTCTGGTTTGTGGAACTTGCCGCCCTGAATAATGCGGCGCTCCTGCCGGTGGCCATCGCCCAGGCTCTGGCGGTGCAGGAATCCGGCGCGGGAACCCTCCTGCAGCGCCTGGCCGCCTATCTAAAGGAGCGCCAGATTCTGTTGGTATTGGACAACTTTGAGCACATCGCCGAGGCCGCCAGGAGCGTGGGCGAATTGCTCGCCGCTTGTCCGCAGCTCAAAATATTGATCACCAGCCGCACGCGATTGCACCTGTACGGTGAGTGGGAATTTGACGTGCCCCCCCTTACTGTGCCGACTTCTGAGGGGCCGCTCACTTACGAGCGAATCTGCGCGTCGGAGGCGGTGCAACTTTTTGCCGCCCGCGCCGAGGCTGCTCGGCGCGACTTTGTCCTGACCCCGGCGGTAGCTCCGGCGGTGGCGGCCATCTGCACCCACCTCGACGGGCTACCCCTGGCCATCGAACTGGCCGCAGCCCGCAGTGCACGGCTTGACCCGCCGGCCCTGCTGGAGCAACTCGACAAACGTCTGTCGTTGCTGGTCGATGGTCCCGCCAATGTCCCCGACCGCCACCGGACCTTGCGCCAGGCAATCGCTTGGAGCTACAACCTGTTGCCGCGCACCGAGCGGCAATTGTTCCGGCGGTTGGGGGTATTTGCAGGCGGCTGGTCGGTGGAAGCCGCCCTTGCCGTCTGCGGCGAGCCGGACGACACCGGGCGCGACATGGCTGCAAAACTGCTCTCACTTGCCCACCACCATTTGCTCAAGCAGGAGACCGTTGGCCAAGAAGAAACGCGCTACACCATGCTCGCGACCCTCCGCGAATATGCCCTGGCGGAGATGGAGGCCGCAGACGAGCAGCGAGCGGTGCACCAGCGGCACAGCGAGTATTTTCTGCAGTGGGCGACAGCCTCCGCAGCGCACCTGCGGGGCGCACAGCAGGGAAAATGGTACCGCCGCTTCGGGGTCGAGCACGAAAATTTGCGCGCCGCTTTGCACTGGACCTTTGCCCACGGCCGCGTGGAGGCAGCGGCCCGCCTGGCAACGGCCCTGTGCCGGTTCTGGTGGTTCTGCGGCCATTTGAGCGAGGGTCGCCGCTGGCACGAGACGGTCCTGGCCCAGCGAGAACATTTGTCCGGACCGATACTGGCCCGGTTGCTGGCTGGAGCCGGTATGCTGGCGCTGCGCCAGGGCGATGCGGCACAGGCTGCGGCCTGGTATAGCCAGAGCGAACGGTTGTGTCTCGAACTGCAGGATAGCGCCGGTCTGGCCGTGGCGGCGGCGGGCCTCGGGATGGCGACCTACTATGGGCAGGAACACGCCGCCGCCCAGGCGCACTTCGAAACCAGCCTGGTTCACGAGCGGGAGCACGGCCTACCCCTGCCCGAGGTGGCCCTGGCTCGCTTTTTGCTCGCCGCCGTCCAGTTTTATACCGGCAGCCCGGCCCGGGCGCACACCGTCCTGTCGGAGGCTCTGGAGCATAGCCGCACCCTGGGCGAACCGTTCGTCACGGCGCTCTGCCTGGCGGGGCTCGGGCAGATAGCCCTCGCGACGGGTGAGTACTCTCATGCAGAGCAGCAGTATAGCGAGGCTCTCGCCCTGCTCGAAGAGCTCGATGCGCGCGAAAGTTCAGTCAGTTGGGTGCTGGGCGGTCTGGCCGCTCTGGCCGCCGTCCAGGGCCAGTCGATGCGCTCTGTGCGCCTCTACGCCGCGGCTGAGGCCCTGAGCGAGGCGTACGGATCGCCATTGGGTCCGGAGGTGCATCGCTTTCACGAACCGTTTATCACGTCCGCCCGCACCCACTTGGGTGAGGCGGCGTTCGCCTCGACCTGGCTTGAGGGGCGCGCGCTCACCCGCGCCGCCGCCTTTGCCCTGGCCCGCCACGACGTTGCCGGTGTGGAGGCACAGGAAAACTGA
- a CDS encoding pseudouridine synthase has translation MPLRYLLFNKPYDVLTQFSGGEGRQTLKNYIDIPGVYPVGRLDRDSEGLLLLTDDGALAHRLTDPRYAHPRTYWVQVEGTADGEALGRLAAGVEIQGVRTRPATVETIPDPNLPERPVPIRVRKCIPTSWIALTLTEGRNRQVRRMTAAVGYPTLRLVRVAIGALSLGDLAPGRWRDLSEPELQLITSKPGRSHIGRF, from the coding sequence ATTCCGCTGCGCTATCTACTTTTCAACAAACCCTACGACGTGCTGACCCAATTTAGCGGCGGGGAAGGTCGGCAGACGCTCAAAAATTATATAGATATTCCCGGCGTTTACCCGGTGGGACGGCTCGACCGCGACAGCGAGGGGCTGCTGCTGTTGACCGATGACGGCGCCCTGGCCCATCGGCTCACCGACCCGCGCTACGCTCACCCGCGCACCTACTGGGTGCAGGTGGAAGGCACAGCGGACGGCGAAGCGCTTGGGCGCCTCGCGGCGGGAGTCGAGATCCAGGGGGTACGCACCCGCCCGGCGACAGTCGAGACAATCCCCGATCCAAACCTGCCGGAGCGCCCGGTGCCCATCCGGGTGCGCAAGTGCATTCCCACCAGTTGGATAGCGCTCACCCTCACCGAGGGCCGCAACCGTCAGGTGCGGCGGATGACGGCGGCGGTGGGCTATCCGACCCTCAGACTGGTCAGGGTGGCAATCGGTGCGCTCAGCCTGGGCGATCTCGCCCCCGGCCGGTGGCGGGATCTAAGCGAGCCGGAGTTGCAGTTGATAACATCGAAGCCTGGCCGGTCCCACATCGGGAGATTTTGA